A DNA window from Candidatus Bipolaricaulota bacterium contains the following coding sequences:
- a CDS encoding ATPase: protein MVRKIVYGLLGFNGALFLAGLALFAFALVTYHPWAAAQAATTGATGTSTTTGTGLALLGAALATAGSSLGAGWALSQVGAAAMGAITEKPEMFGRSLVYVGLAEGIAIYGVIISIMIIGKA, encoded by the coding sequence ATCGTGCGTAAGATCGTTTACGGACTATTGGGATTCAACGGAGCGTTGTTCCTCGCGGGGTTGGCCCTGTTCGCCTTCGCCCTTGTTACCTACCATCCGTGGGCGGCAGCGCAAGCCGCCACCACCGGAGCGACCGGGACCTCGACCACGACCGGAACAGGGCTTGCCCTTCTCGGTGCAGCTCTCGCCACCGCTGGCAGCTCACTCGGAGCCGGTTGGGCGCTGTCCCAAGTTGGGGCGGCAGCGATGGGCGCGATTACCGAGAAGCCGGAGATGTTCGGGCGAAGCCTCGTCTACGTTGGGTTGGCCGAAGGGATCGCGATCTACGGGGTCATCATCTCGATCATGATCATCGGAAAGGCCTAG